In Pongo pygmaeus isolate AG05252 chromosome 13, NHGRI_mPonPyg2-v2.0_pri, whole genome shotgun sequence, one genomic interval encodes:
- the LOC129044389 gene encoding dolichyl-diphosphooligosaccharide--protein glycosyltransferase subunit 4, whose translation MITDVQLAIFANMLGVSLFLLVVLYHYVAVNNPKKQE comes from the coding sequence ATGATCACGGACGTGCAGCTCGCCATCTTCGCCAACATGCTGGGCGTGTCGCTCTTCTTGCTTGTCGTTCTCTATCACTATGTGGCCGTCAACAATCCCAAGAAGCAGGAATGA